In Planococcus citri chromosome 4, ihPlaCitr1.1, whole genome shotgun sequence, the genomic window ATCTATAGGTAGCTAAGCTCGAAAAACTTGTGTTGGTACATgagaaaaatctttgaaaaaaaatttacaaaattgcatCGAGTATCAACACTAACACACACTTGAGTaggtacttgacaaaaaaaaaaaagttagagcAACATAaaagaatattaaaaatacagtacctacctacatatatttatGTAGACAggcaatgaaataaaaaacaaaaataaacgaaatttgctgcgaaaaaaattaatgaatgacAAACTGACAATGGTACCtacaattacctacttactaggtataaaatgagtaaaaacacgacaaattcactaaaaaaaaaaatagatcgcAAATATTTCAACATGACAAATCAAAATACTAAGAGGTGATTTCATACACAGtgaactaaaaaaataattcttattCAAGTTGGTTATGGGAGACAGGAGACAAATGCAAAACCAAGTGCAATATTTACAGGAAGGTATAGTATAccctcttcaaaatttttgttgtcgATTTTTAGAATCTTTTACCTTCTCATTCCTCTctcaactgattttttttaattttcacgaatCACTAGtttagtaggtagaggtacctgaaaccaagaaagtttcaaaaaggtATCCTCCGGaagctctagaactgctcaaagtcAATACAGTTTGAAACcgcttccaatcaatttggcaggtcaaaaataaggtaagtatattaaaaatttaagcttttcaggaaaatttggtaaaatttggattttcaaaaattcatcaaaaatcgaaaaaggaaaaatacactatagcacttgaaattttggccgatGATACATTTTTGCGTGCTCTGCCGATCAGcgttgtccagttcaaaaaatgtcgtgGGAGTTCCATCTTGGaaaacaaaatctgcgatttcagccgACCTGTCAGTCagaatgaccgccattttgtcagTAAAGCCAATCATTTTTTGGccagtttgttttaaaatgttctataagatgtcccctttgagaaaaaagttgtcccagagggaggggggtgggtgcaattattcctattgctAATTTGCCATATACATgaataaaattacttattacGACTTTTTGCCCAAcgtgcaaattgaaggggctacaatgatttttaatttcaaaaaatcgcgatgaaaaaaataaacgtacgtggaaatgaatactacgtcaaaaaataattttagaacccaaaaattgatgattcaataaaatttttagctaataaaaaatttttgaatttcaaaaacttttcgcattttagagtaggaaaaaaatgattgtaacAAAATGTTGTTTATTTGACGTACATTTCATCgcgatcgattttttgaaattcaaaaccatttgtagccccttcaatttgcaagattggcaaaaagtcatgaaatataattttgatcattttttaaagtactaTCGACCCCCATGGTCACAATTGGATTTTCGCTCcatgattttgaaaacgaactttgccccttcaattttcaagataggcaacttgtttatcttacttttttttactcataccGGCTGGTTAGTGGTTATATGTTCAAATATCTGAggtttgtaccaccactcctCGGACAACTGGTAGAGTTCTTCCTGCATAGTACATAGATAATTAGATACTTACttatgttttctatttttaggtTTACAATGGCGTTGGCGGTTGTAGAAGTTATTTTTGttctttaagtaggtatatgtaaagTATTTGAACATTGGTTGGCGCTCGGTCGGttatttcaattcttttagaCAATAAATACTTAACTGAGAGCTTAGTTGATATTAAATTTGTTTCATCTCAATCTCAAGTTATCATGCGTGTATTTCGATTCCAGTTtccttatttaatttttctgctTGCCAATTGTGTGAAGGTATTCTAGATCACATTGATCTATTGGACTATTTTTTGGATGATATCATAATCTTAATAATCAAACGTAagtttttattacatttttttctgttgtttcGAGTTACTGCATTAAATCCTAGatcgttttaaaactttttttttaaattatcgatTATCAAAGATACCTATTTAACTGGTAAAATAGAcggtgttcaaaattttggttcacTTCCTTCCCtttgctcgggaaataaacctcacaGTTTGTCGAAAATCTCGTTATTTTCccattcaaaaaatgtactaGCTGTTTATAGTTTTCTTATCAGTTctaaaatcgaaatattttttcaaaaatcaatctttCTTATTCGTGGTTATTTGTACTTacgtattattttcattttatacctaTGAGTTTGTATCAgccatcaattttcaagtacgTACGTAAATGTTATTTCCAGGGAAGCTAATCGTTGATGGGATGTTTACCATGAGACTACGGTcaattagcaatttttggtggCTTTTCATGAAACTCAGCCTGGCTATTGGATTGACCAACTGTGTTTCGAGCTCGAATCAGAAATCTGTCGCAGGTAAAGGAATGATCTCAGCACCGTGCATGCTTCCAGCAGATCCAGAGGCAGAAGCAGATATACTTTTAGAGATCGGAACGCCTCTAGAGATCCTTTGTACACTGGAATTGAAGGACACCCACTCCTGGAATCGTACCTCTAAAGACATAAGATTCAAAGAAGGAGATCGTATGGTTGACAACGAACACGTAACATTGGTAAATTCGACAACAGCCAGATTGTACGTGGAAAATTTACCTATTAGTGTCAAAAAGAAGATTTTTTATTGCATGCTGAGCTGGAGCGACAGCGCCAAGGGTGGTAATCTGACACCTAACGCAACCGACACTAGCTCAAAAACATCATTGGTCAATGAGCCTGAAACTCGAATGGAACAACTAATCTGTTCAAATTCTGTACTGATCGGTAGTAAACcaaaaaaagtagtaaattttaaatgtcTCGGCTACAATTGGGAAGCGTTGGATTGCTGGTGGCACGAGCCTAGTAACGGAGTTAAAACAGATTATTCGATACATTATTCCATTCCCAAAGAAGCTGGTAGTGGTAAAGGTCAAGTATATGGTTGTCCAACTGATCAGAATGAACCTGGTCACTGTCGGTGGACTAAGAACACGTCTTCTCCTTATagagaaaatttcgagttcGTGGATTTTTACATTAATGGCAATAATAAATTTGGAAACGCTACCCAAATGTCCAGATGGCATCATTATGCTCACGTTGTTCTCGCGCGACCAAGTAATTTGACATCTTTGAAAGTAACACCTCATAGCGTTTATCTGCAATGGCACATTAGTTCTTGGAATATGTCCAGTATAGATTTGCTTTATCGAGTCAAATATAAGCAGCCTTCCTCGAAGCATTGGAATGTAATCTACTTTCACTCAAAAGACGTAGAGAAAGAAGATGGTGTCGTAAAAGTCAATATAACCGGCATAAAATACCCGAATATGGAGTATAAGTTCTTTGTATACGTAAAATTATccttatccaaaaaaaatccttgGTCTAAAGCAGCTTCTTTGCTGGCGAAAACCAGCCCATGCGCACCCTACCGGTCACCTAAAACTGATACAGGtggatttgaaatttatgcTGAACGATCAAATGTCAGAAACATGATGATTTATTGGAAGCAAATTCCCGCCGAAGAATACAATGGTAATAATTTCGAGTACCAGATAACTGTGTTTGAAAACAATGTCAAAGTCGATATTAAACCTACttcaatgaataatttttctgccAAATTCTCTAATCTCTCGTTCAACGCTTATACATTTTATATCACTGCAGTAAACGAGATTGGCTCAGCTCCTCGATCTTCCATCGTGCATGTACCCTCAAAACACGACGTCTTGCGTACGCCCATCATGGATGATTTGATACGTTTTGGAGACAATGTTTCCGAAATTACAGTATTATCAGATTTACTAGACGTAGAATTTCATTATTACCAAATCACAGTCACCAATTTCACATTATTCTGGTGCAAAAGTTATCACGGTGATCCAAGTCCTTGTACTAACTTCTTCAACTGGACCCATCTACCAGTTGATATAATCTTGCATAACTATGCTTTCAAGTATAACTTTACCAACGAGCAGGACATTGGTTATCAATTCGCTGTTAGTACGAATTCACTCAACTCTAGCAGCGGCATGGAATGGATTCTATGCACTGGTATTTACAACcaggtaaataaaattcaaaatgtttggaTTGGGAAGGTTGGTTCGTTTTTTGTAGACATACGATGGCAGTTAGAATGCGCTAATCGTGTTAAAGGTTTTCGAGGCTATAAAATATCATATTATGCGATCAATGACAATCACCAGCAAGACTTTGAATATTATGCGAGTACAATCGttctaaatgttgaaattaaaggTTTACTGCCAAATACCACTTACAAGTTTTCTGTGGCTATTTTCACAGATGAATTATTAGGACCTTGGAGTGAATGGGTGTACGCACGTACACAGAACCTATCATAGGGCATAATTATTATGGTCGCTTGGAAGAAATGGGGTAGGTGATTATTCTGAAATTAGGAGTTCGAACGGCGTCCACGAGCCTTCGTTAGGTACCGATGAATTGGTTGCCTATCGATATGTTtgcagaataatttttattggaaatttatttatttcattcttCCTGTGTTGGTTTCCTTAGTTCATCTTGATATATGTATTACATTTTCATACTATAAGATTATACAACCACggctaattttcaattcaacccAACGACATGGATTCAGTAAACCTGATGCTCAGAAGAATCAGCGTTTGCAATTTCGCATTCACATGAAAAAACGAAaggaaaatcttcaattttttctccagaaaataAACCATAGGTACCTGAATAACACGTATTACCAAAGATTTTCTTCTCCCGTGTCGAAGAAATAAAACACCACATAACACATTTTATTATTGACTACACACTCCTACCTGTCCTGCAAGAAGACTAgaagtaggtactcaatttaTCACACAAATTATACAAATAGGTAACTTACAATTTTCATACATAACATACTTATTCAAAGATGTAAATAACTACGTACTAATAAAACATAAATAGGTAGTTAACACCattatttttacacaaaaaaattaaagaaagaaACACTGTCAAAAATCAGAATGGCGATGGactacttaaaaatttttagaaaaaaatcactacgtACTAATAAAACATAAATAGGTAGTTAACACCattatttttacacaaaaaaattaatgaaaaaagtgCCACCAAAATATTACACAATTCGCGAGAATATTGCGTTGATACTGCGCAATATCTTTGCTTTTTCTTGGTGATAATTTTCAAGGGCTGACCATTATGAGCAATTTAGCCAATTTTAGGATataatatgtgagggcgcatacggaaagggtccattcgaccaaaaaaaaaaaaaaaaaaaagttctctgaaattgctgtaggaactctgtaaagggttcctacgacaatttcagagaactttttttttttttttttttttggtcataaggaccctttccgtatgcgccctcacatatacaTGAACATCGAGGGGGTGCTTTCCAAAAGTGCATATTGGATAAGTGCATACGTATACAGACGATAATATTCGCCATCTAGCTAAGCTCGAAAATCTTATACTTAGATACATGagcaaaatctttgaaaaataaaaaaaaaaaaatacaaaattgaatcGAGCATCAATACAACAGCACATaagtaacaaaatgaaaaacatcattGGAGAAACATACCtgacagaatttcaaaaatatagtaGACAGGCAAATGAAATAAAAGACAAAAATTAGCGAAATTCTCggcgagaaaaatttaaaacgtaaCAAAGtgacagtaggtacctacacctacgtaCCAATGGGTAAAAACACGACacatttactaaaaaaaatgaaaaaataaaaaaaaataagatcgCAAACATTTTAACATAATACATCAAAATACTAAGAGGTGATCACCCTCAGTAAACTAGAAAAATAATACCTGGGTATTCAAGTTGGTTATGGGAGACAAATGCAAAACCAAGTGCAATATTTACAGAAAGGTATCGAACGGTAAAAATATACATCATTCGAGTATCTAAACAAACAATTAAACTAGAAAAGAAGACAAGTACATGTACAACCTTCATCCTTCCGTCACGGTTTCAACAGCAAAATATCCTCGATATATCTGAGGGTATgacgatatttgaaaaaaaaattcagtcataTTATACCCtccataaaatttttgctgTCGATTTTTCGAATCTTTTACCTCCTCATTCCTCTctcaactgatttttttcaattttcacgaatcaCTCGTTTAGTAggacgatcattttttttcttgacctaaaatttaaaaagtttttggaacttaaaaattgataatttaataacatttttaacgaaaaaaaacttttgaattccaaaaactttttaaatttaagagtaggaaaaaaaatgatcataacaaaacgttgttcattttttgacgcaGTAAGtaactattcatttttttcatcgcgattttttgaaattagctaAAAGTCATGAAagacaattttgatcatttttcaaagtactatcGACACCCatgttcaaaattggattttcgctctttgattttgaaaaagtattttgccccttcaattttcaagataggcaacttgtttatcttacgGTTTTTTTACTCATACCGGccggttatatccaaatatCTGAtgtttgtaccaccactccccggacaACGTGTAGCGTTCTTCCTccataatacatacatagataCTTAACTTAGatatgttttctatttttaggtTTACAATGGCGTTGCAGAAGttatttttgttctttcaagtaggtataatatgcaaattttttaaacattggtTGGTGCTCGGTTGGTTATCAAATTTGTTTCATCTCAAGTTATCGTgcgtataggtatgtacctatttcgatTCCATTTTTCTGCTTGCCAATTCTGTGCAATTGGATGAACACCAGACTTATCACATCTCCTTGAAATATGCTAAACAGCACCTCCGATCATATCTTAGAAttcatcaactttgaaaaaaaatgaaatagataCATAAGCATTAAGTGAATAATGACAGAACTATTTGAGCGCAAATAAGTATAAAACGCAAAAGCAAAAATAATGCAGGTagatataagtaggtacgtgaATCACAAAACAAACGTTAGTATAATGTTAAAAATACGTACAGTAGATATTCattcaaaatgtaggtaaacGTTCCATTAACATAAGGTAAATCAAATCCAACATCTAATTGAACCACCAGAATGATCATCATGATCAACACGAATATCAAAGAGAGTAATTCATATTCAATCAACTTACCACACAAAATATCGTATGAAAGTATCGGGCAGGTGGGTATGACTCATCATCACTGGCAAGCTGCAACATTCGACAAGATAATCGTTGGAATTGAATTAAATATTGATCACGTCTGACGTCTCTTTCGAAGTTTGAAATAATGCAAAACCCAAAACGACACTTTTGATCATATTGTTGAACACGTTAACTGTAAGAAAACCGAATAAAATGCATAGGATTAattatcataattattattaccgAACAACTAGAACGCAGAAATACAGTAGTACATAAAATCATGAAACGACCTTTTGTGAAGGTAAGGTAGTCAATTAGTCATAGTCAAGGAATGAACGTATAGTACAGGCGCTAGCTTACGTGACGTATGCACTTTGAGGTGCTCGAGGTTTGATGGCTGATTATTGTAGAGGACATTTCCCTTGATTAAAAAAGTGATGTTGTCGCCCCCTCACGTGGTCCACATTTTTGCTAGGGGGCCAAAACCCcctcatttttcggtttttcgcaattttctcaaaaacggtTGCATTTAGAGATGAAATACCTCAGAGGAAAAATGTAGAGCATCAAATTTCCTACCAAAAATGTTCTATGCACCTTTTCCGTATGTGTGATAGTTTTTGAGATATGGATGATTGAAGTTACACCACGAGCGCATACACGTGTACATGTATTAGGTAAGGTTACGCTATATGCGTAGTACAGCAAAGTAGCAATTCGATATCAAACAAATTGCAGTAagtacaagttttattttaggTTTATTTC contains:
- the LOC135843643 gene encoding cytokine receptor-like; this translates as MFTMRLRSISNFWWLFMKLSLAIGLTNCVSSSNQKSVAGKGMISAPCMLPADPEAEADILLEIGTPLEILCTLELKDTHSWNRTSKDIRFKEGDRMVDNEHVTLVNSTTARLYVENLPISVKKKIFYCMLSWSDSAKGGNLTPNATDTSSKTSLVNEPETRMEQLICSNSVLIGSKPKKVVNFKCLGYNWEALDCWWHEPSNGVKTDYSIHYSIPKEAGSGKGQVYGCPTDQNEPGHCRWTKNTSSPYRENFEFVDFYINGNNKFGNATQMSRWHHYAHVVLARPSNLTSLKVTPHSVYLQWHISSWNMSSIDLLYRVKYKQPSSKHWNVIYFHSKDVEKEDGVVKVNITGIKYPNMEYKFFVYVKLSLSKKNPWSKAASLLAKTSPCAPYRSPKTDTGGFEIYAERSNVRNMMIYWKQIPAEEYNGNNFEYQITVFENNVKVDIKPTSMNNFSAKFSNLSFNAYTFYITAVNEIGSAPRSSIVHVPSKHDVLRTPIMDDLIRFGDNVSEITVLSDLLDVEFHYYQITVTNFTLFWCKSYHGDPSPCTNFFNWTHLPVDIILHNYAFKYNFTNEQDIGYQFAVSTNSLNSSSGMEWILCTGIYNQVNKIQNVWIGKVGSFFVDIRWQLECANRVKGFRGYKISYYAINDNHQQDFEYYASTIVLNVEIKGLLPNTTYKFSVAIFTDELLGPWSEWVYARTQNLS